The Camelus bactrianus isolate YW-2024 breed Bactrian camel chromosome 12, ASM4877302v1, whole genome shotgun sequence genome includes a window with the following:
- the SYCP3 gene encoding synaptonemal complex protein 3: MVPSGRKHTGKSGKTSMEDQVAKAYDFEKEDKKDLSGSEEEATEGKTLVLDKHGKKRTSAGVVEDMGGEVQNMLEKFGADINKALLAKRKKLEMYTKASLKTSNQKIENVWKTQQEQRQKLNQEYSQQFLTLFQQWDIDVQKAEEQEEKLANMFRQQQKVFQQSRIVQSQRLKTIKQLYEQFIKSMEDLEKNHDNLLTGAQNELRKEMAMLQKKIMMETQQQEMASVRKSLQSMLF, from the exons ATGGTTCCTTCCGGAAGAAAACATACCGGGAAATCTGGGAAGACATCCATGGAAGATCAGGTTGCAAAAGCCTATGACTttgagaaagaagataaaaaagatCTGAGTGGTTCAGAAGAGGAGGCTACTGAAG GGAAGACTCTGGTACTTGACAAGCATGGGAAGAAAAGGACTTCTGCGGGAGTAGTTGAAGATATGGG TGGTGAAGTACAAAATATGCTGGAAAAATTTGGAG CTGATATTAACAAGGCTCTTCTTGCcaagagaaaaaaactagaaatgtaTACCAAGGCTTCTCTCAAAACCAGTAACCAGAAAATTGAAAATGTTTGGAAAACCCAACAAGAGCAAAG GCAGAAGCTTAACCAAGAATATTCTCAGCAGTTTCTGACTTTGTTCCAGCAGTGGGATATAGATGTGCAGAAAGCTGAGGAACAAGAAGAAAAACTAGCT AATATGTTtcgacaacaacaaaaagtttttCAACAATCTAGAATTGTTCAGAGCCAGAGACTGAAAACAATTAAACAACTATATGAGCAATTCATAAAG AGTATGGAAGACTTGGAGAAGAATCATGATAATCTACTTACTGGTGCACAAAATGAACTTAGAAAAGAAATGGCtatgttgcaaaaaaaaattatgatggaaact CAGCAGCAAGAGATGGCAAGCGTTCGAAAGTCTCTTCAATCCATGTTATTCTGA
- the CHPT1 gene encoding cholinephosphotransferase 1 isoform X2: MAAGAGGRLAPRWLKALAEPLSAAQLRRLEEHRYSATGVSLLEPPLQLYWTWLLQWVPLWMAPNTITLLGLAINLLTTLVLISYCPTVTEEAPYWAYLLYALGLFIYQSLDAIDGKQARRTNSCSPLGELFDHGCDSLSTVFMAVGASIAVRLGTHPDWLFFCSFIGMFIFYCAHWQTYVSGVLRFGKVDVTEIQVTLVIVFVLSTFGGATMWDYTIPILEIKLKILPVLGVVGGAIFSCSNYFHVILHGGVGKNGSTIAIAHMTKSELYLQDTVFFGPGLLFLDQYFNNFVDEYIVLWIAMVISSFDMMRYFSALCLQISRHLHLNIFKTSSHQAPEQVQVLPSKSHQNNMD, encoded by the exons ATGGCGGCGGGCGCCGGGGGCAGGCTGGCGCCGCGCTGGCTGAAGGCGCTGGCCGAGCCGCTGAGCGCGGCGCAGCTGCGGCGGCTGGAGGAGCACCGCTACAGCGCCACCGGCGTCTCGCTGCTCGAGCCGCCGCTGCAGCTCTACTGGACCTGGCTGCTCCAGTGGGTCCCGCTGTGGATGGCCCCCAACACCATCACCCTCCTGGGCCTCGCCATCAACCTCCTCACCACGCTCGTGCTCATCTCCTATTGCCCCACTGTCACCGAGGAG GCACCATACTGGGCGTACCTTCTGTATGCCCTGGGACTCTTCATCTACCAGTCACTGGATGCTATTGATGGGAAACAAGCCAGAAGAACAAATTCTTGTTCTCCTTTAGGGGAACTTTTTGACCATGGTTGTGACTCTCTCTCCACAG TATTTATGGCAGTTGGAGCTTCAATTGCTGTTCGCTTAGGAACTCATCCTGACTGGTTGTTTTTCTGCTCTTTTATTGGGATGTTCATATTTTATTGTGCTCATTGGCAGACTTATGTTTCAGGCGTGTTGAGATTTGGAAA AGTGGATGTAACTGAAATTCAGGTAACTTTAGTGATTGTCTTTGTGTTGTCGACATTTGGAGGAGCAACAATGTGGGACTATACG ATACCCAtcctagaaataaaattgaagatCTTACCGGTTCTTGGAGTAGTAGGTGGAGCAATATTTTCCTGTTCAAATTATTTCCATGTTATCCTCCATGGTGGTGTTGGCAAGAATGGATCCACTATAGCA aTAGCTCACATGACCAAAAGTGAACTGTATCTTCAGGACACTGTCTTTTTTGGCCCAGGTCTTTTATTTTTAGACCAGTACTTTAATAATTTTGTAGACGAATATATTGTTCTATGGATAGCAATG GTCATTTCTTCATTTGATATGATGAGGTACTTTAGTGCTTTGTGCCTGCAGATTTCAAGACACCTTCATTTAAATATCTTCAAGACTTCATCTCATCAAGCACCTGAACAG GTTCAAGTTCTTCCTTCAAAGAGTCATCAGAATAACATGGATTGA
- the CHPT1 gene encoding cholinephosphotransferase 1 isoform X3, with product MAAGAGGRLAPRWLKALAEPLSAAQLRRLEEHRYSATGVSLLEPPLQLYWTWLLQWVPLWMAPNTITLLGLAINLLTTLVLISYCPTVTEEAPYWAYLLYALGLFIYQSLDAIDGKQARRTNSCSPLGELFDHGCDSLSTVFMAVGASIAVRLGTHPDWLFFCSFIGMFIFYCAHWQTYVSGVLRFGKVDVTEIQVTLVIVFVLSTFGGATMWDYTIPILEIKLKILPVLGVVGGAIFSCSNYFHVILHGGVGKNGSTIA from the exons ATGGCGGCGGGCGCCGGGGGCAGGCTGGCGCCGCGCTGGCTGAAGGCGCTGGCCGAGCCGCTGAGCGCGGCGCAGCTGCGGCGGCTGGAGGAGCACCGCTACAGCGCCACCGGCGTCTCGCTGCTCGAGCCGCCGCTGCAGCTCTACTGGACCTGGCTGCTCCAGTGGGTCCCGCTGTGGATGGCCCCCAACACCATCACCCTCCTGGGCCTCGCCATCAACCTCCTCACCACGCTCGTGCTCATCTCCTATTGCCCCACTGTCACCGAGGAG GCACCATACTGGGCGTACCTTCTGTATGCCCTGGGACTCTTCATCTACCAGTCACTGGATGCTATTGATGGGAAACAAGCCAGAAGAACAAATTCTTGTTCTCCTTTAGGGGAACTTTTTGACCATGGTTGTGACTCTCTCTCCACAG TATTTATGGCAGTTGGAGCTTCAATTGCTGTTCGCTTAGGAACTCATCCTGACTGGTTGTTTTTCTGCTCTTTTATTGGGATGTTCATATTTTATTGTGCTCATTGGCAGACTTATGTTTCAGGCGTGTTGAGATTTGGAAA AGTGGATGTAACTGAAATTCAGGTAACTTTAGTGATTGTCTTTGTGTTGTCGACATTTGGAGGAGCAACAATGTGGGACTATACG ATACCCAtcctagaaataaaattgaagatCTTACCGGTTCTTGGAGTAGTAGGTGGAGCAATATTTTCCTGTTCAAATTATTTCCATGTTATCCTCCATGGTGGTGTTGGCAAGAATGGATCCACTATAGCA tag
- the CHPT1 gene encoding cholinephosphotransferase 1 isoform X1, translating into MAAGAGGRLAPRWLKALAEPLSAAQLRRLEEHRYSATGVSLLEPPLQLYWTWLLQWVPLWMAPNTITLLGLAINLLTTLVLISYCPTVTEEAPYWAYLLYALGLFIYQSLDAIDGKQARRTNSCSPLGELFDHGCDSLSTVFMAVGASIAVRLGTHPDWLFFCSFIGMFIFYCAHWQTYVSGVLRFGKVDVTEIQVTLVIVFVLSTFGGATMWDYTIPILEIKLKILPVLGVVGGAIFSCSNYFHVILHGGVGKNGSTIAGTSVLSPGLHIGIIIILAIMIYKKSATNLFEKHPCLYTLMFGCVFAKVAQKLVIAHMTKSELYLQDTVFFGPGLLFLDQYFNNFVDEYIVLWIAMVISSFDMMRYFSALCLQISRHLHLNIFKTSSHQAPEQVQVLPSKSHQNNMD; encoded by the exons ATGGCGGCGGGCGCCGGGGGCAGGCTGGCGCCGCGCTGGCTGAAGGCGCTGGCCGAGCCGCTGAGCGCGGCGCAGCTGCGGCGGCTGGAGGAGCACCGCTACAGCGCCACCGGCGTCTCGCTGCTCGAGCCGCCGCTGCAGCTCTACTGGACCTGGCTGCTCCAGTGGGTCCCGCTGTGGATGGCCCCCAACACCATCACCCTCCTGGGCCTCGCCATCAACCTCCTCACCACGCTCGTGCTCATCTCCTATTGCCCCACTGTCACCGAGGAG GCACCATACTGGGCGTACCTTCTGTATGCCCTGGGACTCTTCATCTACCAGTCACTGGATGCTATTGATGGGAAACAAGCCAGAAGAACAAATTCTTGTTCTCCTTTAGGGGAACTTTTTGACCATGGTTGTGACTCTCTCTCCACAG TATTTATGGCAGTTGGAGCTTCAATTGCTGTTCGCTTAGGAACTCATCCTGACTGGTTGTTTTTCTGCTCTTTTATTGGGATGTTCATATTTTATTGTGCTCATTGGCAGACTTATGTTTCAGGCGTGTTGAGATTTGGAAA AGTGGATGTAACTGAAATTCAGGTAACTTTAGTGATTGTCTTTGTGTTGTCGACATTTGGAGGAGCAACAATGTGGGACTATACG ATACCCAtcctagaaataaaattgaagatCTTACCGGTTCTTGGAGTAGTAGGTGGAGCAATATTTTCCTGTTCAAATTATTTCCATGTTATCCTCCATGGTGGTGTTGGCAAGAATGGATCCACTATAGCA GGCACCAGTGTCTTGTCACCTGGACTCCACATAGGAATAATTATTATACTGGCAATAATGATCTATAAAAAATCAGCAACTAATTTGTTTGAAAAGCATCCTTGTCTTTATACCCTAATGTTTGGATGTGTCTTTGCCAAAGTCGCACAAAAATTAGTG aTAGCTCACATGACCAAAAGTGAACTGTATCTTCAGGACACTGTCTTTTTTGGCCCAGGTCTTTTATTTTTAGACCAGTACTTTAATAATTTTGTAGACGAATATATTGTTCTATGGATAGCAATG GTCATTTCTTCATTTGATATGATGAGGTACTTTAGTGCTTTGTGCCTGCAGATTTCAAGACACCTTCATTTAAATATCTTCAAGACTTCATCTCATCAAGCACCTGAACAG GTTCAAGTTCTTCCTTCAAAGAGTCATCAGAATAACATGGATTGA